In Gossypium hirsutum isolate 1008001.06 chromosome A10, Gossypium_hirsutum_v2.1, whole genome shotgun sequence, the DNA window TCATTTCAGGAAGAAACATGAGAGAGTGTGACAATGAAGATTTTAACGGCTTTGAAATTTTAGATTTACAAATAAAGGGCAGGGAGATGGCCGAATCTGCCATCTAACACCTTAAAGTGTGTACCCTTTCTCTTCCCTGATATGTTTTGAGCTCTATATATGTAACTTAAAGCTTTGACTGATAACATGCATCACTTCTTTTTACCGagaacccttttttttcttcttgaaaTTGATATCAATTTATTCCTTTCCTTGTATGTTGTCATTATCATGGGTGAGGACAATGTTGTTCCAGTCCCtgctttatttgaaataaattagggCAAATTAAAGTACTCTGTTGGTGCCAACTACACTCTACTAGCTATTGCTACCAATCTGCCAATAATCATGTCATTTGATTTTTAGACTGACACACATTGGATTTGTAGTAAGACCAGAATGAAATTAATTTTGTCATACAATCATTTTAGTGGAACTGCTTGACATGTTTGACCAGTGTTGTTCATGTGGATCCCTATGTGTGTAGCTGTTGCTTAATTGGCTAGGATTATGTCATATGCAGGGGGATATTTTGTTCTTACACATGAGTAAAGATCCTATTCGAGCAGGAGAGATTGTTGTTTTTAATATTGATGTAagtgcatttgttttattttcttatttttatttcattctgtattttattttattgttgttacAGCTGTTTCGGCCTTCACGGTCTTTTGCTAATTCATTTCTCAAACTGTAAATTTGTCAGGGCCGTGAAATCCCAATTGTGCATCGTGTAATTAAGGTAACTTTTTAATACGTACTACTTGTTTTTATTGACCTTGGACAGAGTTGTATGTATTATGACTGTAAAAAGTGGTTTTCAAATTATTTCGAAGGATTGCTATTTCCATCTCCATCTAGACATTCAGACGTATGAGCAACAGATTATTTTACTTGCCTTAGAATAGGAGTAGCAAATCAATTGACTTTATTTGCTAATTTAATATCAACAAATGTTTCCATGTAAGAGTCAGTGTTTGTGGATATATATGCTTGAGCCATTGTTTAGGAGCCAATAAATTCTTAATTGGAATTAGATGATCTTTTCTTATATGATTGATCATTTGGTTAGGCATAGATGCTTAATGACTGATTTTTGTTGCTACCAAAATGGTCTGTGTATAATTATTTAAGAAGCTAATTTTCTTTGATAAACTTAAAGGGACATTGACCGCTAGGAAGCATTAGCTACCAAGCTTCTATATGCTTTCTAGATGCAGCTGTTATTTAGTATCCAAATTGTCAGGAGGACTGGGTTAGAAAGATAATAATTATTTGAGCTCACATATGCTTTATGCGAATGCAAAATTGCAGCAGATGCGATACTTACTACTTGAAAAATCTAAACCCATTGTGTTTGTTGAACTGTACGCTCCTACCCTATCTTTACTTTGAAACTATATAAGGAGGACAGGAAAAACCTTTTTTGTTGTTTGAACAGATTTATCAATGAACATGTTCTTGGCATGTGctgaaattttatatttgatattgTTGTAGGTCCATGAAAGGCAAGATACTGGAGAAGTTGATGTCCTCACCAAAGGTGATAGCTAatttggataaatattaaatttgctATTGCCAGAATTGCATtgtttggtaattaaatgttCTTCCTCTATCTATGCATTTTCAGGAGACAACAATTATGGGGATGACAGGCTTTTATATGCTCAAGGTCAGCAATACCTTCAAAGGCACCATATCATGGGCAGAGCTGTTGGGTAAAGCCTTTAGCATTCAACCTTTACTTTTGTGCATTACAGATTACCTTTTTGTTCTCTGTTTTCATCTTCAAAATCATAGCATATCTTAAAGAATCCAACACACAGACATTTATACTCATGCATGTTATGGAGATAGGGCATACTGGGAGATATCTTTGTTAATTAGTGTTACTTTTGTTTGAAGTTTGAATATTAGtatttttgtgtaagaccacctTGAATATTAGtatttttgtgtaagaccacccTCAAAGTTGGACAAAATGGGGATCAGAGTTTGATATCTCTCTTTTGATCAGAAAGCATAGCAACTAGGGAATGATAATGATGTTTTATAAAATGCTAGAGAATGATAATGACATTTTATACTATGGGAAAGACACGAGTCTCAGATATTAGTATGAGTCAATTGTCCTGTTCGTCGTTAGAGGGTTTTATTGAAAAGATCTTGCATGCCTGAGTTTTGGGTTTGCTCTGCTCAATCATACTCTTAACATGTTTCAAGCAAAAGGGTGGTGTGCTTTTCTGTCCAAAAAGAATGTTCTAATCACGTACTTTTATTGCAGGTTCTTGCCGTATGTTGGTTGGGTCACTATAATCATGACTGAAAAGCCAATTATCAAGGTTCGTTTTCCATGTGGCATGGATTGCTTAAACTAGAAAGCCATTTTCCTATTGTGCTACAAAGCATTTTTCTGAATCATGACTAGTGGCTACAATTATGTTACATTTACTTCTAACGTTCTTCCAGGGATTTCCCCTATTTCATTTCTGCATCTTTGCATCATTGGTGCATCAAAAACAAAATACATTCCCTCCATTCAAATTGGCCGGTCATGGTGGCCTCTTACATGTTCATCTTATGGAATATCATTGTTCTTTTGGTTTCTATTTTCGTTGCAGTATATTCTTATTGGAGCATTGGGGTTGTTGGTTATAACTTCCAAAGATTGACAGACAGTTGAAGCAAATCGAATGTGCAGCCAAATCCGAAGGAGATCCATCTAAAGAATTGTCAATTGCTTCTTCTATCCTCTCCTTTGTATTGGTCATTCCTAACTTTTGTATACTGAGAAAGGAAATGTTTTGATAATTTAAGGCAGTAAGAAAAAAAGATAGTTAAGCAGGCTCAGCACTTTCTAcacttttcatttataatatatttaaaatattgggATTTCTAACGACCGCTCCCATGTTTCAGACTGAACCAATGACTGATCTGAGTTGCAACATTGAAGTTGGAGATATGATAATGTTGTTATGCTTCTCATAGACCCATGCATGATCTTTGGGTTT includes these proteins:
- the LOC121208200 gene encoding signal peptidase complex catalytic subunit SEC11A yields the protein MGWIGDTVDSIKSIQIRQLLTQVVSLGMIVTSALIIWKGLMCVTGSESPVVVVLSGSMEPGFKRGDILFLHMSKDPIRAGEIVVFNIDGREIPIVHRVIKVHERQDTGEVDVLTKGDNNYGDDRLLYAQGQQYLQRHHIMGRAVGFLPYVGWVTIIMTEKPIIKYILIGALGLLVITSKD